One genomic region from Gemmatimonadetes bacterium SCN 70-22 encodes:
- a CDS encoding lipoyl(octanoyl) transferase — protein sequence MTDTSRHLEGSAPAPASELVVFDLGRVPYGDALALQRDIARRVITGEIPHDVLLLLQHPHVITLGRSYKGKTLVASPEYLRSKGVELVEVDRGGDITYHGPGQLVGYPIFDLKRHTRDLHWYLRQVEEALIVALGAVGISASRRGGLTGVWVDNRKIASIGVHARDWVTWHGFALNVTTDLSYFDLMVPCGISDVQMTSVGVERPQLQLDVAAMGKLVADAFAAVFHRQSGPVSFHRDLSALGSSHATAAEDASRRHGGASA from the coding sequence ATGACCGACACCTCTCGCCACCTCGAAGGGAGCGCGCCGGCGCCGGCTTCGGAGCTCGTCGTCTTCGACCTCGGGCGCGTCCCGTATGGCGACGCCCTCGCGCTGCAGCGCGACATCGCGCGGCGGGTCATCACCGGCGAGATCCCGCACGACGTCCTCCTCCTGCTCCAGCATCCCCACGTCATCACGCTGGGGCGCTCGTACAAGGGGAAGACCCTGGTCGCCTCGCCCGAGTACTTGCGCAGCAAGGGGGTGGAGCTGGTGGAGGTGGACCGTGGCGGCGACATCACGTACCACGGTCCGGGGCAGCTGGTCGGCTATCCCATCTTCGACCTCAAGCGCCACACCCGCGACCTGCACTGGTACCTGCGGCAGGTGGAGGAGGCGCTGATCGTGGCACTTGGTGCCGTGGGGATCTCGGCCTCGCGGCGCGGGGGGCTCACCGGCGTGTGGGTCGACAACCGGAAGATCGCGAGCATCGGCGTGCACGCGCGCGACTGGGTCACGTGGCACGGCTTCGCCCTCAACGTCACCACCGACCTGTCGTACTTCGACCTCATGGTCCCGTGTGGCATCAGCGACGTGCAAATGACGTCGGTGGGCGTCGAGCGCCCCCAGCTGCAGCTGGACGTGGCGGCGATGGGGAAGCTGGTGGCCGATGCATTTGCTGCGGTCTTTCACCGCCAATCCGGTCCCGTTAGCTTTCATCGCGATCTCAGCGCCCTCGGTTCGTCGCATGCGACGGCTGCGGAAGACGCGAGTCGACGGCACGGCGGCGCCTCCGCCTGA